Part of the Legionella cardiaca genome, TTATTCGCCGCATCAAATCATTACACACGTTATTCGTAAGCCAAGGCAATTTTTTCATTTTCTTGATGGCTAGATTGCTTATCATCATCCCGGCCTAAGTAACGAAGCGCTTGTCCTTTCATTAAATAATTTTCAATCGTTTCAAGACTTAGATTCTTGGTTTCTGGCATAAAGTAATAGGTATAGAAAAGGCCCAATAAACAAATTACGGCGTAAATCGCAAAAGTAAACTCTATGCCAAATTGGTTATGTAAAATAGGAAAACTGAAGACTGTTAACGTGTTAAAGCCCCAGTTACTTATAGAAGATAATCCCATTCCCATTCCTCGCACATGAAGAGGAAAGATTTCTGCCATGGCAATGTGTGGAACTGGACCAATACTAATTGCAAATGAGAAAATATACAGCGTTAAGCATAGAACGGAAAGATAAGAAAGTAATGATGCTTGATAAAAGGAAAACATACTTAACGAAGCCAAACTTATACAAGCCCCTGCAAATCCAATTAATAACAGTTTGCGTCTTCCTACCCTGTCAATCCAGCATATAGCTAAAACAGTAACAAGAAGATTAACGATACCAATTCCCATTGTCGCTAAAATTTGTCCAACAGCATTAGTGAAACCTAAATTTTTAAAAATTTCTGGTGCAAAATATATAATGACATTAATGCCACTCAATTGCTGTAAACAGAACAATGTCATTCCTAATAACAATGCAGGGAGCAATGGTTTTTTAAACATCATTGCCCAATTATGTTTTTGCGGTTCGCTTGCTAACGTCGCTTGAATATCTAACAATTCATTATTTATTGATTGATTGCCTCGCAAACGCGTTAGTGCCTTTGCTGCTTCCCTTTCTTTGCCAATACTGACTAGCCAACGGGGGGATTCGGGTAAAAAGAAAATACCAAACACCAGAATAAGCGCTGGCATGGCACTGGATGCAAACATCGTTCGCCAAGCGTGATGTTCAATGAGTAAATAATTTACTGAATAAGCACAAACAATCCCTATAGTAATTGCTAATTGGTAAATAGCTACGATCGCCCCTCGCTGATGCATCGGAGCTGTTTCCGCCAGATATAAAGGAGTGGTTACAGCAGCAGTTCCAATAGCAACTCCAAGAATAAAACGTGCAACAATTAATATCCATTCTTCCGCTGCCACAGCAGTTCCTAATGCACCCATTAAAAAGAGGAGACCTGCAAAGAATAAAATAGTGCGTCGACCAAAACGCTTGACAAGGCGGGATGCGAGTAAAATTCCTATGAGCATCGAGCCAATCAACGCCCCGAATGGTAAAGCAGAGGCAACAACCCCCACATCTGTGTGGGTCAAATTGAAATAATTACGTACCAAATCCAAAGATCCAGCGATGATTCCTTCGTCATAACCGAACAAAAAACCTGTTACTGATCCAATAATTGCTACCAACCAAGCCATTTTTTATCCTTAAAATAGTTCAATCCAATTAAGATACAGCAGCTTGCTCCACGGCAGCAGAGGCTAATTTTGTAATTTGCTCCCAACGTTTCTCTTTAACTTCATTAACAGGCAACACCCAACTTCCGCCCACACACTCTACATTAGCCAAACTTAAATAGTCCAGAAAGTTTTTTTCGTTAATACCGCCTGTGGCACAAAATCGTAAATCCGGGAATGGGCCATGAATAGCTTTTAGCATTGCTAAACCACCAACGACTTCGGCGGGGAAAAATTTGAAATGGGTATACCCCCACCGTATCCCCTCCATTAATTCAGAAATGCTACTTGCACCAGGAATTAAGGGCACGTGTGCATCTCGACCTGCCTGAAGTAACTCTTGAGTTAGTCCGGGAGTAATAATAAATTGAGCCCCGGCCTCAATGGCTTCATGCAATTGTTTTACTGTTGTGATTGTCCCAGCCCCAACAATTGCAGTTGGCACAGACTCCCTTAACAGGCGAATTGCATCCAAGGCTATAGGCGTTCTTAAAGTGACCTCCAAAACCTTAATACCCCCTGCTAGCAAAGAATTGGCCATCGGAATAGCATTCTCCAGTTCCTTAAGGACAATGACAGGCATTATAGGACTAAGCGAGAATAACGCTTGGGGACTTAACGACCAATTATCACCTATCATAAGATTCTTTCTCCATCATTTGTTTGAGGTAAGCAGCCGCTCCCAACAAACCAGGCTGTTCAGCCACTATCACGTAAGTAGGAATTTGACGATTGAAAACGCTCGATCTACCTTTCGCTTCAAAGCGAGATCTAAATTCGCTACCTTCTATTAAGGGTAATAATTTTGGAACTATACCACCGGCAATATATACACCACCAAAAGCCCCCAGAGATAACGCTAAATCACCTGCATAACTGCCTAAGCTGGCAAAAAATTGCGCAACGGTTGCTGACGCTAACTCACATTGTTGAGATAAAGCTAACATGGTAATCTTGGCAGCCGAAAGCGCTGTGACTTGCTTTTGTTGATAAGCAGCCAATGCCAGATAGATACTCTCCAAACCAGGCCCTGATAGCAATCGTTCACAAGACACATGCCCATACTGCTCAGTTAAATAACGTTGAATAAACCATTCTTGTTCTGTTTGTGCAGCCCAGGTTGCATGGCCACCCTCACCAGCTAATGGAACAAAACCATTGGCCGTTGGGATTAAGTGCGCAACACCGAGCCCGGTTCCAGCCCCAAGGACAACCATCGGCTTATTACTATCGGCAGTTCCATCACCAATTTGAATTTTTTCGCTTGCTCTTAATAGAGGTAAACTCATTGCAGCAGCTGCGAAATCATTCATTACTTGCAATTGAGCAATATTCAACTGTTGTTTCACATCATTGATAGAAAATTGCCAATGAAAATTAGTCATACGAATAAAATCGCTAGTCACTGGGCATGCAATGGCAATTGCTATATGTTTTATTGCAGAAAGCTCTTGATTTTCTTGGTAAAAATTCAGTGCAGCCGTTAAGCTTGAAAAATCATTGCAAGGATATACTGCGACCTTATCAACTAGCCAATTATTCAAATCAACACGACTAAATCGAGCGTTAGTTCCACCAATATCCGCAACAATAGCGTGGGTATTCAGATTATTGCTAACATTCCAATGTTGTGGATTAATCATTCCAGTTCTCGGTTGCAAATAAGCAGGATGCCCCTTGCTCAGCGCCGGTTAGCTGAGCACGTAAATGGCCAAAAATTTCTCGACCCATACCATAAACTGGCTCAAAATTTTCAATTTTGGCAGGTTGTCGCTGAGCTAACTCGGCATCAGAAACCAAAACTTGTAAGACACCATTTTTACTATCAATTTTTATAGTGTCACCTGTTTGAATTTTGGCAATCATTCCTCCTTCTGCAGCCTCGGGTGTTACATGAATTGCAGCAGGCACTTTGCCAGATGCTCCAGACATACGTCCATCAGTAACTAAAGCAACACGAAAACCCCTATCTTGAAGTACACCCAGTGGTGGTGTCAGTTTATGTAATTCAGGCATACCACAGGATTTAGGTCCTTGAAAACGAACGACAACAATACAATCTTTATTTAATTCACCTGCTTTAAAAGCATTCTCCAAATCATTTTGATTTGAAAATACAACGGCCGGTGCTTCAATTATTTCGGTACCTTCTGCCAAAGAAGATGTTTTTATGATTCCGCGTCCAATATTTCCCGATAAAACTTGCAAACCACCTTGTGATTTAAAAGGCTCTGCAGGCGCTCTTAATACATTCAAATCTGCTGACTCTTTAACGCCTTCGACCCAAATGAGTTGATTTTCCTGCAGGATCGGTTGCTGGGTATAATGTCTTAAGCCAAATCCCATGATGGTATGTACATCTTCATGTAATAATTCTGCCTCCAATAAGCTATGAATTAAATAAGACATCCCACCTGCTTGTTGAAATTGATTAATATCCGCATGTCCATTAGGATAAATTCTTGTCACTAACGGAATAACATCTGATAATTCAGCAAAATCATCCCAATTGATGATTAATCCAGCAGCACGAGCGATCGCAACTAAATGCATTGTATGATTTGTAGAGCCTCCCGTTGCTAGTAAAGCAATCATGCCATTTACCATTGCCTTCTCATCTACCAGTTTAGCAATGGGTAAGTAATTATCACTTAAGTGCGTAAGATAAGTGACTTGGCGAGCTGCTGCTTTTGTTAGCTCTTCACGCAACTTTGTTTGCGGATTAATAAAGGAAGCACCAGGTAAATGCAATCCCATTGCCTCAACGATCAATTGATTTGAATTAGCTGTACCATAAAATGTACAAGTACCAGGAGAGTGGTAAGATGCAGCCTCCACATCAAGCAAAGCCTCTTTCCCAACTTTCCCCTCAGTAAATAATTGACGAATTCGTGCTTTTTCTTTATTTGCAATCCCTGAGGGCATAGGGCCTGCAGGTACAAACACAAAAGGTAGATGCCCGAAACTTAAGGCGGCAATTAATAATCCGGGAACAATTTTATCGCAAATACCAAGCATTAAGCCGCCATCAAACATGTTATGAGACAAGGCAATGGCAGCGGACATTGCAATCACATCACGACTCATAAGGCTAAGTTCCATTCCCGGTTGACCTTGTGTCACACCATCACACATAGCAGGTACACCACCTGCAAATTGAGCAACACAACCTAACTCACTAATGGCCTGCTTTAAAATGGCTGGATAATTTTCATAAGGCTGATGCGCTGATAACATATCATTATAAGCAGATACAATAGCTATATTGGGTTTAGTCATCGCTCGAAGGTCAGCTTTATCTCGAGCAGGGCATGCAGCAAAACCATGAGCTAAATTTCCACATTGTAAAGTGCTGCGATAAGGCCCCTTTAATCGTGCTTTTTCAGTTTGCTCTAAGTAATGAGCCCGACTTTTTTCGCTTCGAATTCTAATTCTTTCTGTGACTTTCTTGATAATAGGTTGCATCACTTACCTCGTCCTAGGGGGCAAACATAACTTGAACATTAGTAGCCGGATGATGTAAAAACGCTCTTATCGGCATTTCCAGGGGATCTTTGCCATCAAGTGCTTTATTAAGAACTTCCAATTTTTTCTTACCCACAAGATGTAAAAAAATTGCGCGGCTTTTTAATAGGCGGGTCTTACTTAAGGAAATTCGCTTATGGGATGCTGTCTTTGGATTAACCATTAATGTTGTGCTTGCTTCATCAGCTAATCCATTTTCTATTTCATCACTACAAGGAAATAATGAGGCTGTATGACCATCTTCTCCCATACCAAGGATTACCACATCAAATGTTGGTAATAATGAAAGGCGTGCTTCGATGTCAAAACTGTTATCTTCATTATATAAACTAATAAATGTTGCTTTCGCCGCATTATGTTGCAATAAATGATTTCTCACCATACGCTCATTACTATCATTTTCAGCAGGACTTAGACAACGCTCATCCGCCAGTGTAATGACTACCTTTTCCCAACTTAAATTTGTTTTGGCAAGCATCTGGAACAAACCTAACGGTGTCTTGCCTCCGGAGACAACTAAAAAAGCCTGACCTCTTTCTGCAATTGCATTAGCTAAAAGAGATACTATTGTCTGTGCAAAATGCTGATTAAGTTGTTCAGGCTTATCAAAATGGTGTATTTGCATTTTATTCGTCCCAATTTCGCCCGCCACGAGCAAGCAATGAGGTAGCAGCAATGGGTCCCCAAGTACCCGCCTGATACGGAGCTGGCGGTTCATTGAAATTACGCCAGGCATCCAAAATACCATCAACCCACTTCCAGGCTTGTTCAATTTCATCGCGACGAACAAATAAGTATTGATTACCTAACATGACTTCTAATAATAACCGTTCATAAGCATCGGCAATTCGTTGTGACTTGAAGGTCTCATCAAAACTTAAATCCAATTTTGATTGTTGTAATTGCATTGTTTCGCCCAACCCTGGGATCTTATTCATAATTTGAATCTCTACCCCTTCATCAGGTTGTAAACGAATAATTAATTTGTTAGGTGTTAAATGTTTATAGATTGTTTGAAAAATATTGTGAGGCTGTGGTTTAAAGCAAATAGCAACCTCACTATGCTTTTTAGGCATACGCTTACCAGTACGTAAATAGAAAGGGACTCCCGCCCAGCGCCAATTATCGATATCAACCTTAAGCGCTACAAAAGTTTCTGTTTTACTATTCTGTCTTGCATCTGCCTCCTGAAGATAGCCCGGTACAGCCTTCCCATTGACAAAACCATGATGGTATTGCCCGCGAACGGTATTTTCCTGAACATTCGATAAATTAATAGGACGCAATGCTTTTAGAACTTTAAGTTTTTCATCGCGAATACTGTCTGCATCCAGATTCCTTGGTGGTTCCATCGCAACTAAAGACAAAATTTGGAGTAAATGATTTTGTACCATATCACGTGTCTGCCCAGCATCATCATAATATCCCCAGCGCCCTTCAACACCGACCTCTTCTGCGACAGTAATTTGCACGTGATCAATTGCAGTATTGTCCCAATTTGATGCAAAAATTGCGTTTGCAAAACGCAAAACTAACAAATTTAGAACTGTCTCTTTACCCAAATAATGGTCGATGCGATAAATTTGTTTTTCTTTAAAATAACGTGACACCTGATCATTAATGACTATTGAAGAAGCCAAGTCATGGCCTATGGGCTTTTCTAATACAACTCGTGCAGGCTCATTTGCCAACCCTATCGTGGATAACCCCTGACTAATCTGCCCAAACAAAGAGGGTGGCGTAGCAAAATAACTTACTGGCACATGCGATGCAGGTTTCGTCACTAAAGCTAATTTTTCATAATCAGTCGCCTGCAATAAATCGATTTTTACATATTGCAACCTTTGTTGTAAGCGCTGCCATACTTCGGTCTCAATAGGTGCGGTGACAAATTTTTCTAAATTGGTTTTAATATGTTCAGCAAAAGCTTGATTAGTTAACTCTTCACGAGCAGCACCGATAATTTGGGTTTCAGAGTGTAATAGACCCGATTTTTCTAATTGATAGAGAGCAGGCAATAGTTTGCGACTAGCCAGATCTCCTAATGTGCCAAACAAAATTAAGTC contains:
- a CDS encoding glucokinase, which gives rise to MINPQHWNVSNNLNTHAIVADIGGTNARFSRVDLNNWLVDKVAVYPCNDFSSLTAALNFYQENQELSAIKHIAIAIACPVTSDFIRMTNFHWQFSINDVKQQLNIAQLQVMNDFAAAAMSLPLLRASEKIQIGDGTADSNKPMVVLGAGTGLGVAHLIPTANGFVPLAGEGGHATWAAQTEQEWFIQRYLTEQYGHVSCERLLSGPGLESIYLALAAYQQKQVTALSAAKITMLALSQQCELASATVAQFFASLGSYAGDLALSLGAFGGVYIAGGIVPKLLPLIEGSEFRSRFEAKGRSSVFNRQIPTYVIVAEQPGLLGAAAYLKQMMEKESYDR
- the edd gene encoding phosphogluconate dehydratase; translated protein: MQPIIKKVTERIRIRSEKSRAHYLEQTEKARLKGPYRSTLQCGNLAHGFAACPARDKADLRAMTKPNIAIVSAYNDMLSAHQPYENYPAILKQAISELGCVAQFAGGVPAMCDGVTQGQPGMELSLMSRDVIAMSAAIALSHNMFDGGLMLGICDKIVPGLLIAALSFGHLPFVFVPAGPMPSGIANKEKARIRQLFTEGKVGKEALLDVEAASYHSPGTCTFYGTANSNQLIVEAMGLHLPGASFINPQTKLREELTKAAARQVTYLTHLSDNYLPIAKLVDEKAMVNGMIALLATGGSTNHTMHLVAIARAAGLIINWDDFAELSDVIPLVTRIYPNGHADINQFQQAGGMSYLIHSLLEAELLHEDVHTIMGFGLRHYTQQPILQENQLIWVEGVKESADLNVLRAPAEPFKSQGGLQVLSGNIGRGIIKTSSLAEGTEIIEAPAVVFSNQNDLENAFKAGELNKDCIVVVRFQGPKSCGMPELHKLTPPLGVLQDRGFRVALVTDGRMSGASGKVPAAIHVTPEAAEGGMIAKIQTGDTIKIDSKNGVLQVLVSDAELAQRQPAKIENFEPVYGMGREIFGHLRAQLTGAEQGASCLFATENWND
- a CDS encoding sugar porter family MFS transporter, translating into MAWLVAIIGSVTGFLFGYDEGIIAGSLDLVRNYFNLTHTDVGVVASALPFGALIGSMLIGILLASRLVKRFGRRTILFFAGLLFLMGALGTAVAAEEWILIVARFILGVAIGTAAVTTPLYLAETAPMHQRGAIVAIYQLAITIGIVCAYSVNYLLIEHHAWRTMFASSAMPALILVFGIFFLPESPRWLVSIGKEREAAKALTRLRGNQSINNELLDIQATLASEPQKHNWAMMFKKPLLPALLLGMTLFCLQQLSGINVIIYFAPEIFKNLGFTNAVGQILATMGIGIVNLLVTVLAICWIDRVGRRKLLLIGFAGACISLASLSMFSFYQASLLSYLSVLCLTLYIFSFAISIGPVPHIAMAEIFPLHVRGMGMGLSSISNWGFNTLTVFSFPILHNQFGIEFTFAIYAVICLLGLFYTYYFMPETKNLSLETIENYLMKGQALRYLGRDDDKQSSHQENEKIALAYE
- the pgl gene encoding 6-phosphogluconolactonase gives rise to the protein MQIHHFDKPEQLNQHFAQTIVSLLANAIAERGQAFLVVSGGKTPLGLFQMLAKTNLSWEKVVITLADERCLSPAENDSNERMVRNHLLQHNAAKATFISLYNEDNSFDIEARLSLLPTFDVVILGMGEDGHTASLFPCSDEIENGLADEASTTLMVNPKTASHKRISLSKTRLLKSRAIFLHLVGKKKLEVLNKALDGKDPLEMPIRAFLHHPATNVQVMFAP
- the zwf gene encoding glucose-6-phosphate dehydrogenase encodes the protein MTRMDSSNKACDLILFGTLGDLASRKLLPALYQLEKSGLLHSETQIIGAAREELTNQAFAEHIKTNLEKFVTAPIETEVWQRLQQRLQYVKIDLLQATDYEKLALVTKPASHVPVSYFATPPSLFGQISQGLSTIGLANEPARVVLEKPIGHDLASSIVINDQVSRYFKEKQIYRIDHYLGKETVLNLLVLRFANAIFASNWDNTAIDHVQITVAEEVGVEGRWGYYDDAGQTRDMVQNHLLQILSLVAMEPPRNLDADSIRDEKLKVLKALRPINLSNVQENTVRGQYHHGFVNGKAVPGYLQEADARQNSKTETFVALKVDIDNWRWAGVPFYLRTGKRMPKKHSEVAICFKPQPHNIFQTIYKHLTPNKLIIRLQPDEGVEIQIMNKIPGLGETMQLQQSKLDLSFDETFKSQRIADAYERLLLEVMLGNQYLFVRRDEIEQAWKWVDGILDAWRNFNEPPAPYQAGTWGPIAATSLLARGGRNWDE
- a CDS encoding bifunctional 4-hydroxy-2-oxoglutarate aldolase/2-dehydro-3-deoxy-phosphogluconate aldolase, coding for MIGDNWSLSPQALFSLSPIMPVIVLKELENAIPMANSLLAGGIKVLEVTLRTPIALDAIRLLRESVPTAIVGAGTITTVKQLHEAIEAGAQFIITPGLTQELLQAGRDAHVPLIPGASSISELMEGIRWGYTHFKFFPAEVVGGLAMLKAIHGPFPDLRFCATGGINEKNFLDYLSLANVECVGGSWVLPVNEVKEKRWEQITKLASAAVEQAAVS